Sequence from the Candidatus Atribacteria bacterium ADurb.Bin276 genome:
TGGAATTATGGAGGCTAAAGATGCATTTCATCGCCTTTTTAACCGATTGGGGAATGACCAGTTATTACGTAGGAATTGCTAAATCAGTTATGAAACAGATTAACCCGGGTGTTGAAATCATCGACATCACTCACGATATTGAACCCTTCAATATCCGTGAAGCCATGTATATTCTTCAACGTACTTTCCCTGATTTTCCTCCCGGAACAATTTTTTGTTCAGTAGTCGATTATGGAGTAGGAACGGAACGCTTCCCAATTGCTGTCGAGCTTGCCAATGGTTCATTTTTGGTTGGTCCTGATAATGGGACTTTTACACTCCTCATCGAACAGTACCCCACGAAAAAAACAGTCATTCTCCAGAACCCTTCTTACTTTTTTCGCTTAAATCCCAGTAGCACCTTTCATGGTCGGGATATTTTTGCTCCTGTGAGCGCTCGCCTCTCAATGGGTGTCCCCTTGGAACATTTTGGACCGGTCGTTAATGACCTCCATACGCTTACAGTCAATCAACCCAACCTTCATAACCACACTATAACCGGCGAAGTCGCCTTTTGTGACCGTTTTGGCAACATAGAAACGAATATTCCCGGAATAATGCTGAATAATTTTGAACTACAACCCGGAGATCCTTTGAACATTGTCATTAATGGACGTTCTTTTGATGCGGTTTTTTTTGAGGCATATGGATTGTCTAAAAAAGGACAGATTTTAGTGCATACCGATAGCTCGGGTTTTGTTGAAATAGCCGTGAACCAAGGAAATGCCAGGGAAGCTCTACTTGATAATAAAGATATTAGCCAAATATCAATCCTCAACAAAAAAATAAAATAACAATATCCATATATAAAAATCTAACCTGAAAAACCACGGGCTTGATAAATCAAGCCCCTACCAAAGAATATAAAATTGTAGGGGCACAATGTATATTGTGCCCATTCTTTAATTAATGTAGCGACCTGCCATGGCAGGTCGAATTCTTGGTTTTCATCCTCACTTGGCGCTGCAAAACAGCATGGGGGTCTATCCTGAAAATACCGAAATAAGTGAAAAGCGATTAAAACAAAATGAGAAAGAATGAATTCAACAATTCCCCTCCTTGGAGGGGTGCCGTTTTACGGCGGGGAGGGTGCTTTTCATTTTTTAATGGTTACTCTAAAATAATGAAAAAGTTACATAAACAAAATTTTGCTAAATGAGATTCTCACGTCGCTTTGCTCCTCAGAATGACGGATTGGGTTGATAAGATTCTTGGGTCGATCTACAACGTGGTTGGCGGGTTTAAGATAAGTATTTTTCATCATCATTTAGGGCCGTAAAGTAGCATGAACCTCTATCCCGTCTTTCTTCCTTTTAAATATTGGTCAAAGAAGACGGCGAGGATAATGATCGCACCAATTATAATCTGCATAATAAATGGATCAACACCTAAAAGATTACCACCATTCCTCAAAGTTTGGATAATGAGGGCACCCAGTGCAGTACCAAATATTGTACCTACCCCCCCACTGAGGCTCGCTCCACCAATAACCACTGAAGCTATCGCATCAAGTTCATAACCCTGTCCACCGGTTGGCACTCCAGCCGCCATCCTAGTCCCAAGCATTAAGCCAGCTATACCGCTAAAAAGAGCAGCCGTTACATAAAATTTATATAAATTAGAACCAATATTTATACCTGATAACCTGGCGGCTTCAACGTTGCTCCCTATCGCATAAAGATTTCTCCCATACACGGTATATTTCAAAACAAAAGCCATAAAAATAGCTAAGAAAATCCAAGTCCACGCAAGAGCAGGAATCCCCAGCATAGTAGCAACCGAAAATTCTCTAAAACCAATCGGGAGGCCGGAAATCATCCTACCGCTCGATACATACATGACTAATCCTCTTACCAAGGTCATCATGCCCAAAGTGGCAATAAAAGGTGGTACTCGACCATTATGAACTGCTACCCCATTAGCTAATCCTATTAGCGCTGAAACTCCCAGAGAAATAATAATTGCCAGGGATGAAGCCATTTGAATATCACCCCGGTTAGAAGTTAAAAGCGCATAAATCATTCCGGATAAGCCGACAATGGATCCAACCGAAAGGTCAATTCCCCCAGTAATAATGATCAGGGTCATCCCAATAGCAACCACTCCATTGATTGATGACTGTCTAATCAAATTGGTAATATTATCCCAGGATGAAAAATTACCCTTGGTTGCTATGATGAGATAAACTGCCATAACAGCTAATATTATCAAAAGGTTCCTTTCGGCGAAGGCTTTACGTTGATTGTTTTTCATCGTCTTAAACTGCCTCCCTGATTTTTTCTTTCGAAACGATGTTTTTCATCGCTAAGGTTAGAAGATACTCCTCAGAAAACTCCTTCCTTTCCACTTCACCAGCAACCATCCCATTCGAAATCACCAGGATCCGATCCGATAATCCTATCAATTCCGGTAAATACGATGATATTAAAATAATACCCTTCTCTTGATTGAGAATTTCATTGAACAATCTATAAATTTCCGCCTTCGTACCCACATCAATCCCTGCGGTTGGTTCATCAAAGATAAGAACATCGGGATTTTTACATAACCACCTAGCTATAACAACTTTTTGTTGGTTCCCTCCACTTAAATCCGATACCTTTTGATACATACTCCCTATTTTAATCGAGAGCTTATCAACATAATCTTTGGTTTGTTCATAAGCTTTTTTATAAATCAATATCCCGGCTCTCATGACTTTTTCCAGGTTTATAGCATTAATATTAAATTCGATATCCTGTTGAGAAAAAGTACCCTGAATTCTTCGGTCTTCTGGAAGATAACCAACTCCACTCCTTAATGAGTCTTTGGGTTTTTTTATCGATATTTCCTTCCCGTTGACTATAATCTTTCCCTTGTCAAATTTATCAGCACCATAGATTGCTCTAGCAATATCCGTTCTCCCTGCTCCAACCAAACCAAATATTCCCAAAATTTCTCCAGCTTTAACATTGATATTAATATTTTGGAATTTTTTTCCTGAAAGATTTTCAACCCGAAGGAGTTCCCGGCCAATTCCAACTTCCTTTTTATAATACATTTCTTCGATGGTTCTACCGACCATCAAAGGAATAAGCTTTTCCACACTCCCCAATTCTTCTATAGTATAGGTTCCCACCACTGCTCCATCTTTGAGTACGGTTACCGTATCACAAGTATCAAAAACTTCTTCCAGGTTATGGGAAATATAAATAATGGCCGAGCCTCTTTCTCTTAAATTTTTAATGATACGGAATAAAATTTTGGTTTCATTCCGAGTGAGAACCGCAGTTGGCTCATCAAATATGACTAGCTTTGGGCGATGCCAAAGGGATTTAGCAATGGTAATCATTTTCCCCTCAGCTGCACTTAATTCTTTTA
This genomic interval carries:
- the rbsC_3 gene encoding Ribose transport system permease protein RbsC, with protein sequence MKNNQRKAFAERNLLIILAVMAVYLIIATKGNFSSWDNITNLIRQSSINGVVAIGMTLIIITGGIDLSVGSIVGLSGMIYALLTSNRGDIQMASSLAIIISLGVSALIGLANGVAVHNGRVPPFIATLGMMTLVRGLVMYVSSGRMISGLPIGFREFSVATMLGIPALAWTWIFLAIFMAFVLKYTVYGRNLYAIGSNVEAARLSGINIGSNLYKFYVTAALFSGIAGLMLGTRMAAGVPTGGQGYELDAIASVVIGGASLSGGVGTIFGTALGALIIQTLRNGGNLLGVDPFIMQIIIGAIIILAVFFDQYLKGRKTG
- the mglA_1 gene encoding Galactose/methyl galactoside import ATP-binding protein MglA, translating into MSFGKEVLRLENISKSFPAVKALDQVNLSVKAGEVRGLVGENGAGKSTLIKIVTGAYIKDSGRMIFEDKEILRNSPIISKELGIFAVYQDVMVAQDLSVAENFFLGNQPKKGPIIDWGKMYRDSKKFLDEIEVDIDVKRSIKELSAAEGKMITIAKSLWHRPKLVIFDEPTAVLTRNETKILFRIIKNLRERGSAIIYISHNLEEVFDTCDTVTVLKDGAVVGTYTIEELGSVEKLIPLMVGRTIEEMYYKKEVGIGRELLRVENLSGKKFQNININVKAGEILGIFGLVGAGRTDIARAIYGADKFDKGKIIVNGKEISIKKPKDSLRSGVGYLPEDRRIQGTFSQQDIEFNINAINLEKVMRAGILIYKKAYEQTKDYVDKLSIKIGSMYQKVSDLSGGNQQKVVIARWLCKNPDVLIFDEPTAGIDVGTKAEIYRLFNEILNQEKGIILISSYLPELIGLSDRILVISNGMVAGEVERKEFSEEYLLTLAMKNIVSKEKIREAV
- the salL gene encoding Adenosyl-chloride synthase, which gives rise to MHFIAFLTDWGMTSYYVGIAKSVMKQINPGVEIIDITHDIEPFNIREAMYILQRTFPDFPPGTIFCSVVDYGVGTERFPIAVELANGSFLVGPDNGTFTLLIEQYPTKKTVILQNPSYFFRLNPSSTFHGRDIFAPVSARLSMGVPLEHFGPVVNDLHTLTVNQPNLHNHTITGEVAFCDRFGNIETNIPGIMLNNFELQPGDPLNIVINGRSFDAVFFEAYGLSKKGQILVHTDSSGFVEIAVNQGNAREALLDNKDISQISILNKKIK